In Xanthomonas sp. SI, the following are encoded in one genomic region:
- a CDS encoding efflux RND transporter permease subunit, with amino-acid sequence MSEGRFNLSALAVRERSITLFLIFLISVAGVLAFFQLGRAEDPPFTIKQMTVVTAWPGATAQEMQDQVAEPLEKRLQELRWYDRAETYTRPGLAFTMISLLDSTPPAQVQEEFYQARKKLGDEARKLPAGVIGPMLNDEYADVTFALFALKAKGEPQRLLVRDAETLRQQLLHVPGVKKVNIIGEQPERIFVSFSHDRLATLGVAPQDIFAALNSQNVLTPAGSIETKGPQVFLRVDGAFDSLEKIRQTPIVAQGRTLKLSDVATVERGYEDPATFLVRNNGEPALLLGVVMREDWNGLDLGKALEAEVAKVNAGLPLGMALSKVTDQAVNIGSAVDEFMVKFFVALLVVMVVCFVSMGWRVGLVVAAAVPLTLAAVFVVMAASGKNFDRITLGSLILALGLLVDDAIIAIEMMVVKMEEGYSRVAASAYAWSHTAAPMLSGTLVTAVGFMPNGFARSTAGEYTSNMFWIVGIALIASWVVAVVFTPYLGVKLLPDIKKIEGGHAAIYDTRHYNRFRQVLGRVIARKWLVAGTVLGLFALSIVGMGVVNKQFFPTSDRPEVLVEVQMPYGTSIEQTSAATAKVEAWLAKQKEARIVTSYIGQGAPRFFLAMSPELPDPSFAKIVVLAGDDKQREALKFRLRRAVADGLVPEAQVRATQIVFGPPSPFPVAYRVMGPDPDVLRKIASDVADVMHASPMMRTVNTDWGPRVPTLRFTLDQDRLQAVGLTSSAVASQLQFLLSGVPLTEVREDIRSVQVVGRAGGEIRFDPAKIAGFTLVGAAGQRIPLSQAGSVDVRMEDPILRRRDRTPTITVRGDIAEGLQPPDVSTAIMAQLQPIIATLPPGYRIEQAGSIEEAGKATKAMLPLFPIMVALTLLIIILQVRSIAAMVMVFATSPLGLIGVAPTLLIFQQPFGINALVGLIALSGILMRNTLILIGQIHHNEREGLSPFDAVVEATVQRARPVILTALAAILAFIPLTHSVFWGTLAYTLIGGTFAGTVLTLVFLPAMYSIWFRIRPEPSR; translated from the coding sequence ATGAGCGAGGGGCGTTTCAACCTGTCGGCGCTGGCGGTGCGCGAGCGTTCGATCACGCTGTTCCTGATCTTCCTGATCTCCGTTGCCGGCGTGCTCGCGTTCTTCCAGCTCGGACGCGCGGAAGATCCGCCGTTCACGATCAAGCAGATGACGGTGGTCACCGCCTGGCCGGGCGCGACCGCGCAGGAGATGCAGGACCAGGTCGCCGAACCGCTGGAAAAACGCCTGCAGGAACTGCGCTGGTACGACCGCGCGGAAACCTATACGCGTCCAGGCCTGGCCTTCACCATGATTTCGCTGCTCGACAGCACCCCGCCTGCGCAGGTGCAGGAGGAGTTCTACCAGGCCCGCAAGAAACTCGGCGACGAGGCCAGGAAACTGCCGGCCGGCGTCATCGGCCCCATGCTCAACGACGAGTACGCCGACGTGACCTTCGCGCTGTTCGCGCTCAAGGCCAAGGGCGAACCGCAACGGCTGCTGGTGCGCGACGCCGAGACGCTGCGCCAGCAATTGCTGCACGTTCCGGGCGTGAAGAAGGTCAACATCATCGGCGAGCAGCCCGAGCGCATCTTCGTCTCCTTCTCCCACGACCGCCTGGCCACGCTGGGCGTCGCGCCGCAGGACATCTTCGCCGCGCTCAACAGCCAGAACGTGCTGACCCCGGCCGGCTCCATCGAGACCAAGGGACCGCAGGTCTTCCTCCGTGTCGATGGCGCGTTCGACAGCCTGGAGAAGATCCGGCAGACCCCGATCGTCGCCCAGGGACGGACGCTGAAACTGTCGGATGTGGCGACCGTGGAACGCGGCTACGAGGATCCCGCCACCTTCCTGGTCCGCAACAACGGCGAACCGGCGCTGCTGCTGGGCGTGGTGATGCGCGAGGACTGGAACGGCCTGGATCTGGGCAAGGCGCTGGAGGCGGAAGTGGCCAAGGTCAACGCCGGGTTGCCGCTGGGCATGGCGCTGAGCAAGGTGACCGACCAGGCCGTCAACATCGGTTCGGCGGTCGACGAGTTCATGGTCAAGTTCTTCGTCGCCCTGCTGGTGGTGATGGTGGTGTGCTTCGTCAGCATGGGCTGGCGTGTCGGCCTCGTGGTCGCGGCGGCGGTACCGCTGACGCTGGCGGCGGTATTCGTGGTCATGGCCGCGAGCGGCAAGAACTTCGACCGCATCACGCTCGGCTCGCTGATCCTGGCGCTGGGCCTGCTGGTGGACGACGCCATCATCGCCATCGAAATGATGGTGGTGAAGATGGAGGAAGGCTATAGCCGCGTCGCTGCCTCGGCCTATGCCTGGAGCCATACGGCGGCGCCCATGCTGTCCGGCACGCTGGTCACGGCCGTGGGCTTCATGCCCAACGGATTCGCGCGCTCCACGGCCGGCGAATACACCAGCAACATGTTCTGGATCGTCGGCATCGCCCTGATCGCGTCCTGGGTCGTCGCGGTGGTGTTCACTCCCTACCTGGGCGTGAAGCTGCTGCCGGACATCAAGAAGATCGAAGGCGGCCACGCCGCCATCTACGACACCCGCCACTACAACCGCTTCCGGCAGGTGCTCGGGCGCGTCATCGCGCGCAAATGGCTGGTCGCCGGCACGGTGCTCGGGCTGTTCGCGCTGTCCATCGTCGGCATGGGCGTGGTCAACAAGCAGTTCTTCCCGACCTCCGACCGGCCCGAGGTGCTGGTCGAGGTACAGATGCCCTACGGCACCTCGATCGAGCAGACCAGTGCGGCGACGGCGAAGGTCGAAGCCTGGCTGGCGAAACAGAAGGAGGCGCGGATCGTAACCTCCTACATCGGCCAGGGCGCGCCACGGTTCTTCCTGGCGATGTCGCCCGAACTGCCCGATCCGTCGTTCGCCAAGATCGTGGTGCTCGCCGGCGACGACAAGCAACGCGAAGCGCTCAAGTTCAGGCTGCGCCGGGCCGTGGCCGATGGCTTGGTGCCGGAGGCACAGGTGCGCGCCACCCAGATCGTATTCGGGCCGCCTTCGCCGTTTCCGGTGGCGTATCGCGTCATGGGGCCCGACCCGGACGTGCTGCGCAAGATCGCAAGCGACGTCGCCGATGTCATGCATGCCAGCCCGATGATGCGCACGGTCAATACGGATTGGGGACCGCGCGTCCCCACCCTGCGCTTCACCCTCGACCAGGACCGGCTCCAGGCCGTCGGGCTGACCTCCAGCGCCGTGGCCTCGCAGTTGCAGTTCCTGCTGAGCGGCGTGCCGCTGACCGAGGTGCGCGAGGACATCCGCTCGGTGCAGGTAGTGGGACGCGCAGGCGGCGAGATCCGTTTCGATCCTGCGAAGATCGCCGGCTTCACGCTGGTCGGGGCGGCAGGCCAGCGCATTCCGCTGTCCCAGGCCGGCAGCGTCGATGTGCGCATGGAGGATCCCATCCTGCGCCGCCGCGATCGCACGCCGACCATCACCGTGCGCGGCGACATCGCCGAAGGCCTGCAGCCTCCGGACGTTTCCACCGCCATCATGGCCCAGCTGCAGCCGATCATCGCCACGCTACCGCCCGGTTACCGGATCGAACAGGCGGGCTCGATCGAGGAGGCCGGCAAGGCCACCAAGGCGATGCTGCCGCTGTTCCCGATCATGGTCGCGCTCACCCTGCTCATCATCATCCTGCAGGTGCGCTCGATCGCGGCCATGGTCATGGTGTTCGCCACCAGTCCGCTCGGCCTGATCGGTGTCGCACCGACGCTGCTCATCTTCCAGCAGCCCTTCGGCATCAATGCCCTGGTCGGCCTGATCGCGCTGTCGGGCATCCTGATGCGCAACACGCTGATCCTGATCGGGCAGATCCACCACAACGAACGCGAAGGGCTGAGCCCGTTCGATGCGGTCGTCGAAGCCACCGTGCAGCGCGCGCGGCCGGTGATCCTGACCGCGCTGGCCGCGATCCTGGCGTTCATCCCGCTGACCCATTCGGTGTTCTGGGGCACCCTCGCCTACACGCTGATCGGCGGCACCTTCGCCGGGACGGTTCTGACCCTGGTGTTCCTGCCGGCCATGTATTCCATCTGGTTCCGGATCAGGCCGGAACCTTCGCGCTGA
- a CDS encoding NAD(P)-binding domain-containing protein, whose amino-acid sequence MNYAIIGFGNVGQALAKAFARNGIEVSIATTRAPENFASAAAAIGPTIIPNTLAEAVKADIVFLAVRFESHPDVAKALPNWQGKTIVDVTNAYGVPTEELGGQPSSKAVAQAFSGGRLVKGFNHLGAAVLAQAPAVHGGRRVVFLASDDDAAAAEIAALAEELGFSPVKLGGLSEGGLLVQARGNSWGPLIFKDLVTFDR is encoded by the coding sequence ATGAACTACGCAATCATCGGCTTCGGCAATGTCGGCCAGGCGCTGGCCAAGGCGTTCGCGCGCAACGGCATCGAAGTGTCCATTGCCACCACGCGCGCTCCGGAAAATTTCGCGTCCGCTGCGGCCGCGATCGGCCCCACGATCATCCCCAACACGCTGGCGGAAGCGGTCAAGGCGGACATCGTCTTTTTGGCAGTCCGTTTCGAGTCGCACCCGGATGTCGCCAAAGCCCTCCCCAACTGGCAGGGGAAGACCATCGTCGATGTGACCAATGCCTACGGCGTGCCCACCGAGGAACTGGGGGGACAGCCTTCTTCCAAGGCCGTCGCGCAAGCCTTCTCTGGTGGGCGGCTGGTCAAGGGCTTCAATCATCTGGGCGCCGCGGTCCTCGCCCAGGCCCCCGCGGTACATGGCGGCAGGAGAGTCGTGTTCCTGGCGAGCGACGATGACGCTGCCGCAGCGGAAATCGCTGCGCTTGCGGAAGAACTCGGTTTCTCGCCAGTCAAACTTGGCGGGCTTTCGGAAGGCGGGCTGCTGGTCCAGGCACGCGGGAACAGCTGGGGTCCACTGATCTTCAAGGACTTGGTCACGTTCGACCGATGA
- a CDS encoding class I SAM-dependent methyltransferase — MYDQAKLSELIRFARVDAGSTVIDIYPGDGDWTRLFSDIAGPAGRVYSVVPAEVAHFSNDPVGRMRALAKEPGRDNVEVVSADLVAMPETMQPADVLWLHLFYHDLHTALIQSRGATAARFNRAVYARLRPGGSYVIVDHAAAVGAGTREASSLHRIEPASVREEVEAAGFVLEAETGLLANRDDPHSVKVFDPLVKGETDRFAYRFVKP; from the coding sequence ATGTACGACCAAGCCAAACTATCCGAGTTGATCCGGTTCGCACGCGTCGATGCAGGCTCCACTGTCATCGACATCTACCCAGGCGACGGCGACTGGACCCGTCTGTTCTCCGACATCGCGGGACCCGCAGGACGGGTCTACAGCGTCGTGCCGGCCGAAGTCGCGCACTTCAGCAACGATCCGGTCGGCCGCATGCGCGCGCTTGCGAAGGAGCCGGGCCGAGACAACGTCGAAGTCGTCTCGGCGGACCTCGTGGCGATGCCGGAGACCATGCAGCCGGCGGATGTGCTGTGGCTGCACCTGTTCTATCACGATCTGCATACCGCATTGATCCAGTCCAGGGGCGCGACCGCGGCGCGCTTCAATCGAGCCGTCTACGCGCGGCTGCGGCCCGGCGGGTCCTACGTCATCGTCGATCATGCCGCCGCCGTCGGTGCGGGTACGCGCGAGGCCTCGTCGCTGCATCGGATCGAGCCTGCATCCGTCCGCGAGGAGGTGGAGGCGGCCGGCTTCGTGCTGGAGGCGGAAACCGGCCTGCTCGCGAACCGCGACGATCCGCACTCGGTCAAAGTGTTCGATCCCCTGGTAAAGGGCGAGACCGATCGCTTCGCCTATCGATTCGTGAAGCCTTGA
- a CDS encoding nuclear transport factor 2 family protein produces the protein MSTEKNIQTVKDFFAALGRGDRQGLLALVAEDIEWIVPGENWPLAGTYRGHAGLADLLETASRSMETSTQPREFVAQGDRVLVAGFASGKIKATNKTFEDDWIFAITVRAGRLASIREYIDTQALARASRVDASGLA, from the coding sequence ATGAGTACCGAGAAGAACATCCAGACCGTGAAGGACTTCTTCGCCGCGCTCGGCCGCGGCGACAGGCAGGGTCTGCTGGCGCTGGTCGCCGAAGACATCGAGTGGATCGTCCCGGGCGAAAACTGGCCGCTAGCCGGAACGTATCGCGGACACGCGGGGCTGGCGGATTTGCTTGAGACGGCATCCAGGTCGATGGAAACGTCCACGCAACCCCGCGAGTTCGTAGCGCAAGGCGACCGGGTTCTGGTCGCCGGCTTCGCCAGCGGGAAGATCAAAGCCACCAACAAGACGTTCGAGGACGACTGGATCTTCGCCATCACCGTCCGCGCCGGCAGACTGGCAAGCATCCGCGAATACATCGACACCCAGGCACTGGCGCGGGCCTCGCGGGTGGACGCGTCCGGGCTCGCGTAG